The following nucleotide sequence is from Solanum dulcamara chromosome 7, daSolDulc1.2, whole genome shotgun sequence.
ctattcgggacaaggtaggagtggcctcggtggaagacaagatgcgggaaatgcgactaagatggtttaggcatgtgaagaggagggACCCAGATGCCCTAGTGCGGAGGTGTAAGAGGTTGGCcgtggatggtttcagaagaggtaggggtaggccaaagaaatattggggagaggtgattagacaggacatgacgcagatGCAGCTGaccgaggatatgaccttagataggagggtgtggaggacccatattaggatagaaggctagtacatagtcacaGTAGTCTACCGTATTAGTAGACGCTTTAGCAAACTATAATTTCTAGTCCTCTAATGTCtgctattatctattacttcCCGTACTTTCcctactttgattactctattttatttgtagcgCTCCTGTTATTTGTCTTATCATTTCGCtttgaacttattttttttctcttcacttcttagccttatctaacattttttttatgctttttttgagCCAAGGATCTCCcggaaatagccgtcctaccttggtaggagtaaggtctgtgtacaatttaccctccctagaccccacgttgtgggattacactgggttgttgttgtagttgtagTATATGAGTTAAATAACTACATACACAAATCGTCTACTATATAAGCAATAGACTCATATATAAATACAATGATCAATTTAAATAAAgactttattataataaaaaataaaataaaatgtcttTACAAGGAATTAAAATACAATACTACCATCTAACCAAATATCCCAACAATCTCCCACTAAGACTTATAACCATGCATGCACAATTTTAACTCTCCCATTTCTTCTACATGCTTATCAAAAACCTTCTGAGGTAAGCCTTTTGTAAACGGATTCGTCAAGTTGTTCTTTGACTCAATCTTCAAAACTCTCACAACACCTCTTTGAGTTATATCACAAATCAAGTGATATTTTCTTTCAATGTGCTTACTCCTTTTATGGCTTCATGGTTCTTTTGAGTTAGCAACTGCACCACTATTATCACAATAAAGTGTGATTGGTGCTTCAATCAAAGTGACCACTCCATGTTCTTTCAGAAAGTTTTCGAGCCACTCTTTAGCCGCCTCAGAGGCAGCTACATATTCAACTTCCATGGTGGAATCAACAACAAATGATTACTTGATACTTCTCCAAATTATGGCTCTACCTTTCAGAGTAAATACATATTCTGAGGTAGATTTTCTTGAGTCTCTATTCGACTGAAAATCCGAATCTGTGTACCCAATAgtgttatgccctatttttaacTGAGGTTAGATATAAAGCACAACATATGGACTCTGAAaaagattaattattgtatggagtcgccacctaatttatttaggaaaataaggaaaacctatttgatgcatgacctgtatgactcacgtttcaatctgcgaaaaaccagtttagattctaggtaagggtttacattattccaaaggAAAGGTGTTAGAcatccttcgaaatccacaaaatgtggtacccagctagacataattcatcaaaaagggaggagataaaattattatttgcaagtataacaaacatatatataaaaatatatacactaaaattgtataagaatatatgtataaaaaaagtatgtactaagtaaagtatattatcaccaattatgtgtagaaaaatatgagaaaggtatatgtatataaaaaaggtagtttttatgcaatattaaaagaataacactttattcatatgaacaaagaactcttttatcatatgaaaagaaaaataattttgaatatcatttgCAGTATCTCCGAATACATGTACAGACActtggtaaaatattaataatgaataaattattatcaaaataattttaaaatatgtgtgtatatatactacaaaaaatagaattctattttatagTAAGCTCAGAGGCGTAACTGTAATAAGTGTTACATCCCTATTAGAACGTCATGAGGATCcgtaaaaaatcaattcaattgttcaaaagagattttaaaagaaaatagtttaatttaaggagtcaccataattttaggataattagaaaccattcaattatttaaaaatgtctacaaattcaatggatcctaagtaaggggttcaagttatttcaaagggAAGGTATCAgcatccttcgaaatccacaaCTGCAGGTCCCAACTAAACTCAGCttttaaattgaggagatgaaaatattgcgcaaatatgtaatgaaatatacataaagaataaattaaaacaataatataaggaaCGACATAATATTtgcctaacgtcaataatatacacaataataaattaaacataTTATTCGAACTTAATTCGAATAGCTTTCTCAGGAAGCAATTCTGAGTACCTGTAAAAGACTTAATAAAAGTGTTAGTAAGGaataaatatgatgatgatgatgataataataataataataataataataataactaaaaataaaatccgtcttataaacatggaaggccttggaaatcgacggtaatttcttcatcgacctATTAGGTATAATCTCTATTTAATATGatgaattacaataataattaaaaataataaaattatttcaataaaatggCGTGAAAGCCATGACAACCAATAATTGATGAAACAATCGACATAATAGAGACAACATATAAGATATTTGAAAAGTGAAACAATAATagcataattaataacataataagaaatacactagataaaagatgtaaaattcaaaccaacaacaataattcaacaaaaaaaaatagtaacataaacaaaataacaaaagaaaagaaaaaaaacaacaactagTGAATATTTAAAATCATCAAGCACCAACacccacaaaaataaaggtacaatataacaaaaaaaaataagtgagaagattttatcaattaacttaaacacatgataatataaaaaaataaaatagtaatactaaagttaatgaCAAGTGAATCAGCCTAGCTTTAGTATATCCTAGAtagtcaaaaagaataaaagcaataatatcaacatccattaaataagaaatcatgtattaaaaaaaataaattattactaatcatgaattataatcctttgatgaataaatatagtcaaaacaaatgaagttaaaatattagcaaaagtagtcaaacaaagttaaaaatagatacaagataagtataaataaataaagtatacactaatcatcaattataatccaccaacaaacaaaactgatgaataaatatagccaacacaaatgaagttaaactattaacaaaagtagtcaaacaaaaataaaataataattttcactcAAGAAACAATAGATATCACTAATAGAGAGATATAatggagacaacaacaataaaataaaaaaaataatagaaacaaatcacaataattatatctatcatcaaacaaagtagattaaaactatcatatcttttaaaacaatcaattaaaataatcaaaagcaaatatatatgacaatagatgtgactaataaaagatatgatggagacaacaacaataaagtaaaaaaaaaatagaaacaaatcacaataattatatctatcatcaaacaaagtagattaaaactatcatatcttttaaaacaatcaattaaaataatcaaaagcaaatatatatgacaatagatgtcactaataaaagatatgatggagacaacaacaataaagtaaaaacaataatagaaacaaatcacaataattatatctatcatcaaacaaagtagattaaaactatcatatcttttaaaacaatcaattaaaataatcaaaagcaaatatatatgacaatagatgtcactaataaaagatatgatgaagacaacaataataagtaaaaaaaataatagaaacaaatcacaataattatatctatcataaaataaagtagatctataaacaaaaaaagtaaaaacaacaataaaaaaacaaaaaacaaaggaGAGATAGAGTTGTTACTTGTTAGTTTCTTACCGAATTTACCATCACGATAGCTAGTTGTTGTTTCCTGAAGATGGAGCTACTCCGGAGGTTATTGATTTGACACTATTGGACTTTGTTTTAGCTTGCCAAAAATAAcgtaaaatataaacttaaactaaaatttccgtctttttttttatggggaggcctcgaaaatcgacagaaagattttttcattgtccaattacaatttgaactatatataaatttgaagtaatatttcatattatcacttaaggctatacaacaacaacaacaacaacaacaaacaacaacacttaaggcTATCAAACCAGTAAATCCGACCAAAAATGTACCTCATGTTGTACCTAAAATTTGAAACTccaaacggcaaaactggactttatgtccttcatgaaagttgtagatatatgtcttaatcttgcaaaaagaaaagaatcatcacaaaatacattttgtacaaaaagatatgatcaaaatactagcGGTTGTACATGctggaattttaaataaaaatctggaCAAAACTTGTCCTATGTTGCGTCCTATTTTTCGACACAATAACAGCAGATctaggctccaacataaacataaaagttgtaggtacgtgtttcatctttccaaaacatatttatttactaaaaacaaAGATCTATACAATGAGATACGCCAAAATTACTAACAGCTATGTAGTTTCAAAAATCGAATTCGATTTACTTACCAACAAGGGAGGGGTTGCTTTGTTCTAGCTGAAAGGACAAGCTTCATTGGAGACTttttgagggagaaaaagagaagagaatggagagagtAGTTTGTttatgagggagaaaaagaaaagataatagaGAGAGTGGTgttgaaagagagaaaaagagaagagaatggagagaaTAGTTTGTttatgagggagaaaaagaaaagataatggAGAGAGTGGTgttgaaagaattttgttttaaaattttaattttatcttggATGAAATCTTCTATCTTAGACTCCCTAAACAAGTTGTTTGAACAATTAATCaaccaaaaatcaaaagttCTTTGACTTCttgtattgataaaaaaaaaaaagttctttGGCTTCTTATGTTaactaaaagaaaagttaattggTTTTTTGTGTTAATAAAAAGTTATTTGGTTTCTTGTGTTGATTAAATTGTTGAACATGAGTGAgaaatcattctcaaaataactTAATGAgtcattaaaatatatatatatatatatatatatatatatatatatatatatatatatatgtatatatatatatgtgtatcgATATgtaacacaaaaaataaaaaaatgtaatcGATATTTTTTTAAGATATATTGTGTTGTAGAGAATAAATTACAGTGTTATGTTGTGTACGTTTAAAGATgattgtaaaaataatatgactattaaaattttcaaatgacaattaattcataagaatcttaTTATTTACGAAATTAAGAATGtttatccataaattattaaaaggggaaaataaaataaaaaatcataaaaatgctaaaataaggataattattaataaaaaaaataattaaaactaaaaaatatatataaaaaaattatattttgtgttctttaacgATCAAGTAGTCTGAAGACGTTAATTTTGAGTacagagagccaaaattggatgtcaacaaATAGGTATAAGATTGCGAGGATGAAAAACAAGCATGCAATCCCTAGTTATTTTCAGGATATATGATTAATTGTCGTCCAATGTTCTTGTCCAAGATTAGACTAAAATCTGCTAACCATGTCTACAACAAAGAAGATATCCAGTCTAGTGCACAACATTGGATACATGAGACTAGTTACAACAGAAGCATAATGTATCGTCTTCATTCTCTCTATCTCATCTGTCGTTTTGGGCGAGTGATCCTTCGATAAAGTAATTTCATGTCTAAaaggaagaatttttttttgaattttgcatGCTAAACCTTACAAGAATAGTGTCAATATAAAGTGCTTGAGACAAGCCTAATATCCTTTGTTTGCGATCTCGCATAAGCTTGATCCCGAGGATCTGAGTTGCTTCTCCCAAGTCTTTCATATCAAAACGTGACGATAACCACTCCTTAACATAATTCAACATGCTCACATTATTTTCTATTAACAAGATGTCATCTacatacaaaataaaaatgCTTCTCTGTCTTCCTCCCATTTTTTGTGGATGCATGATTCATTTTCAAATTGATCAAAACCAAAAGTCTTAATcgaattttcaaaacaaatgtTTCATGCTCTTCATGCATGTTTCAATCCATAAATGGATCTCATAAGTTTACAAAACAAGTGTTCATTTTCCATTTCCTTGAAACCTTCTGGTTGTGCCATATAGATACACTCATCAAGACTTCTGTTTAGAAAAATTGTCTTGAcatttatttgtcaaatttcATAATTGTAATGAGCAGCAATGGATAAGAGAATCCTAATGGATTTAAGCATGGCCACCGACGAAAAAGTTCCCTCATGAGTAAATCTTTTCGCAACAAGTCTAGGCTTAAAAGTTTTCACTTTTCCATTTACACCTCTCTTTTTTTGTAGATTCATTTACAACCAATAGGTTTAACACCCACAGGTGGTTCTACAAGATCCTAGACTTGATTTGAGTATATAGACTCCATTACAAATTTCATAGTAACAATTCACATTTCAGCATCTTTATCAGGTAGTGCTTCGGCCTAATTTAATGGTTTTGTACTAGTCTCTTCAGATATTCTATCATACGATTCTCCCAAAGCATAAATCATTCAGATTTTCTAATAACTCTCCCACTATGAAGACTAACTATTACAAAATTTGCTACATCCTTAACTAAATTCTGAATATCCTGAACTTCTTCTTGCACAACTATAGATTGCTGGACATTACTCCTATTTTTTTTGATAGTGATATATCTTGATTTTGCTCTTGAGCAACCTCTTGAATAATGACATTTCTCCTACTTCGTAGACGCAATGGTATGTTAAAAATCATTTTAGGAACATGTTCAAGTGTTTCATTAGTAGTTATTCTTTTTCTTAGTTCCTGTAACACAAGTTTACTTTTAGGAACATGGTTAATTAAATAATCTTGTTCTAGAAACTTGGCGTTTGTTGAAACAATTATCTTTTGTTcctcaggacaataaaataaatCACCTTTCGTGCCATTTGGGTATCCAATAAAAATACACACTTCTGTTCTagattccaacatataaatttCCCCTTTTAGCTCATGTGTTGGACAACCCCAAACTCGAATATACCATAGACTAGGCTTGCACCCATTCCTCAATTTGGATGGGGTTAAAGGAATAGATTTTGAGGGAaccaaattcaaaatataatttgcAGTTTCTAAAGCATACCCCCCAAACCTAGAAGAGAAATCTGAATAACTCAACATTAATCTACCATTTTTGAAAGAGTTTTATTTCTTCACTCTGCcacaccattttgttgtggtATTCCTAGGGCAGAATATTGAGAtgtattttctcattttgataAGTACTTAATGAATTACACAGAAAGGTATTCACCACcatgatcatatcataatatttgaatatatttatcATGTCGCTTTTTCGTCTCTATCTTAAAttctttgaatttttcaaaGTATTCAGAATTACGAtgcaacaaataaatataatcatattTTGAGTAATCATTTGTGAAAATCACAAAATACTAGAAACCACCTCTTGCTTGTATATTCATAGGACCACACAATGAATTAATTCTAACTTTTTTACCAGCTCTATTTTTTGGAAGAAAAAGGTCTCTTTGTCATTTTACCTTCTAAACAATATTCACAGGTTAGTAGTGCCTTCACTTTCAACAAATTCAAAGGTCCATCAGAAATCAATCTTTAAATTCTATTTAAATTTATCACATAGACGTAAATGCCATAAGTAAGTTTCACTCAATCTAGAAATACGTtttcttttatgaaaaatatcaatattatttAATACGATTTGTTGTAGCATATTATTGAAAACTTCAAACACAAACATATTATGTATATTGGAAGCACTATGGATGAATTAGTTATGATACTTAATAATAACACAATTATTGGCAGAGTAAATATTAAAACCAACATTTATTATATTTGAGACCGAAATCAAATTTTTTCTTATTGAAGGTACATATAAGGCATCCTTTAAAACAAGAATCCTTGTACTActgaatgaaataaaaatgtTTCCTATAGCTAGGGCTGGTGCTGATTACCCATTGACTTGAAAAATGCATATTTCATTCTCACTTAGCTGCCgcattttttaaaacccttgcAAAGAAGTATAGACATGTTTAGTGGCTCCCGAATCTACAACTCATAATTAGGTAGAAACGGCCACTAAAAAGGTTTCAATGACATGTAAATAAGAATTATCTTTGTTCTTCATTTTGACTTGATAGTCAGGGCATTGCCTCTTGTGGTGACCAAACCGCTTACAGTGGAAGCACTCACCTTTAGGCTTTGTCACACCACCCCTAGCACCTCCAGGTGCCACAACCTAGCagatcttcttctttttcttttgggcTTTTACTGGCTTAGAAGAGGAAGCGATAGGTTTGTCCACCATGAATGCCACAGAAAGAGCTTGTTGTTTGATAATAGATTCTTCCACTGTCAGTTCATTCAATAATTTCTGAAGAGATAAAGCCATTTTGTTCATGTTATAATTTAAGGGAAACTACTGAAAACTGTTCAGCAGAGTCTACGGGACTATTTCCACCTGATATTCATTATCAATGGTAGCACCATGTATCTCCAGCTCATTCAAATAACTCATCATCTTCAATACATGTTCCCTGATAGAAGATTCTTCATCCATTTTGGTGATCAAAAGGGCTTTCATGGGAGTCTTCTTTGCAGCATGATTCTTCTCTTTGAATATATCTTTGAGAGATTCGAGCATTTGGAAAGCAATTTTCATGGTTTGATGCTGATACTGCAAGACATTCGCCGTGGAGGCAAGATTGTAGCATCTTGCCATCTCATCAACCTTGACCCATTTGTAATAGGCTTGGATATCTTCATTATTAGCATCTGCTGGTTTAATGGGACATTTCTCAACCAACACATACTTATAGCCCTCAGAAGTAAGAATAATGTCTAAGTTTCATTTCTAGCCACATAATTAAGACCTTCTAGATTATTTTGGTTCAAAATAGAGGATAGAGGATTGAAGTGATACATAGCTAATTTGAGAGATATTTGAAATACAATCATGTTAATAAACAGTTAGATTCGTTAGGAAAACTTAATTATTCTAGCAAATATATGATAATCTAAGGATATATTACCACTTAAACAAAAACAAGGCCAACTCAGTTAGATAATAATCTATTTAGTTGAGTAGGGTGTATGTTTAGTTTCTTGTTCATTGAGTCAACTTGCTACTTAGTATCAAAATATACAAGTTGATCCTATTGGGAAGAGGACCTTTGTCAACATGTAAATTCATATATTAActgtaaaaattatttataatcatTTTGCACAACTAGagaatcaaaaaataattttccaaatttttattttttttgaaaatacaaAAATGGCCAAAAACCCATCAAAACAATTTCGAATGGTCAAAAAGTCTCTTGATCTTGTAAAAGCCATGAGTATTGCTTAGTGAGTCATTTCTGATGAACTAGCCAAAAATCAAGTCAATCAGAGTTCGTTAGGAATAATTAGACCTCTAGACCCACCAAATAAGCCATCGACTAGGCGCACAAGGCAGCACGCATGCCAACATGACCAACGCCCAGTGCTCTTATGCCATCACACCTATGCCATCAACGGATGCCAGCCATGACAACTAGCTAGGGCAGGCTAAGGCAAGGCCCTCACAAGGCCAAAGAAAAGCCAGACCAAGCAATTTCCAAGGCCAAGCCAAGCGAAGGGCAAGGCTAGGCATGCCATCAGTCCAAGCGATAGGCATGGCCAGGTGTAAGACTTCGAAAAtatgaaaggtcctaaaccaaggaacaaaggatgaattcCCAGAAAGTATAGAAAGCTGGCACCAGAAGCTCACCATGGAAGCCATCACGTGCCGTGTTAAGCATCATGGACTGTGGTGAGAAACTATGGTAGAGATTTAGAGATTCATACTTGCAGGGGATGAACCACGATGGAGGACCATGGGCTGTGGTGAGTATCATGGGCCATGAAGCCCTCCGTGATGACCCTCCCTAAGACCCTCAAGAAATTTCCCAAGGAAAGGTCCACGGACGACCACCACGGATCGTGAAACCCTTCATAGACCGTGGTGTGTCCTCGTGGTAGACCTCTACAAGTCCACTAGCAAGACCTACACCACGACCACCTTTCATGGACCGTAGTGCCCTTCACGAACCGTTAAAGGGATCcatggtgaaacttcagagactacccttCAGGCCCTTTCCATATATTTTTCCAAGTCTCTTACCACGGGATCCCACCACAAACCGCGGTGAGCATCACGGACCACGGTGAGCACCACGAAACGTGAAGGGTCCCCCTAAAGCCAGTTCTGATAAGATTTTAAAAGGGACAATTTggttttttcctatatttttattcaaaGTGGTGTTGTTTTAAGGGTAGAATTTACCCATCTAAATCCCCTAAACCCTTCCATAACCTCATTCTTCACACTTAGGCTCAAGACTTAATACTCCTCTCTTCTCAAGCTCTCTCAAGAATTCCAAGGCAAGATTAGGGTTTCACCTCAAGGCCTCTCCAAGTCTCCATTCCTTCTCAAGTCTTCATTAGGGATTTGTTtttcccaaggtatgtgggttccatccatgggttcttccacccatggagcccaaatgtcttcccaacttgatatttcaaattccaaatgatgaattctcatgggcttttacatgactcaaaatgcatagattatgatatattttaagtttattcaCATATATTGGTGTATATTGAcactcaatttcatgaaatgaattatttgctaaagtgtctatatgaaggcttgaaaatgTTTTTgaagtgtatatggtgggttacTCTAAGAAGTGTAATTTGATGCAttttcattactctcatgcatgcaggaattctttaaatgcattttgaaggtttttatgaaatgaaccctactagtttccttatgttaaaagtaaagttaaaatgaaagcttttgactccaaatgaaagttatgaagtaaatgtttatgatcagggagttttatgatgaaatgattgaatgatgaaaggccTTCTTAGTCAAAGCAAGGTTTTAAtttgaaaggataattctcgcGTTGAATCAACTagaatgttttaatgagctattccaccgaatgatgatttgatgattaagttatacaatgcttatgttattatgatatctaaatgtattccgtgggattgacctaacaccgaatatagcatgtagatgggggctcaacctaaggggtccttaagaaaagtttcatgttgcattaactatgcgccaacgtAGGGGCCTTTGTTGGCTATTtatgctagtggatccacgattagccattaaatttaaatataaagaaatgattaaagttgatggagttctacttggtaagtagtctccccgtgccaacgtagggggtatgttggattcaatgtaatagctcgcatagtcttaaatatcgattacggtcatcttcccacaaaatgaatgttttaagatTTCATATGATGgttactcatgcatgcattcacatatgcatattgcttataaatgtctcttatgttcttcattgtatagcgtactcatatacttagtatattcaaagtactaacaaaTACTCTTGCCTATATGATATTATCATGTAGGAATCAACATCTCTCTACACTCTCCTCCGGTGACTAAttttgatcattgaaggctactattattggtgagtttccatgatCCGGGAATAACACTCCTATATTTCTAGCTCATGTTATGTATAGACTCTTCAGTTacattttgacatttttgactaaaatcttgagggtgagctagggacatgtcttagcccccaccaagccttaaagtagaaggtatggttggacaaaTGTATGATGTTAAGTTGACTTTGACTCTTTTGTTTGATAAGTCCCTTATTCCCGTTATCTCTTATGTTTCCGCctgttttgattattattaccGATGAAATTctcaatgaatgctaagagtcttgggtaAGGTACCTACGGGTGCATTATTCGCTGTGTTatgtctaggacctaggctttgATCGTGACACCTGGCATGACATCAAGCAAAGTGATGGTAAAGGCCAAGGAACAACAGACAGATCTAAAAAAactgtcattattttttaaaaaattataatcttaaaTATAAAGTGTAAAACCAGTGATGGATCTACGAGTTAAAATCATGAATTCATGAACataaattaacaatttatgAAAACATCAAAGTGATATATAATTCTTTAAATAGTACGCTACatgatatattcatattattataaaaatgaatTGTGCACGAATATTCTTATTACAATATCTTGTTAAATGTAAGATGGCTCGTGATACTAGTAGTTAGAGTATATAATTTATACGCAACAAAAGCATATGACAAGATCACAAAATTACATAATTACTAAATAATATAACTTAAGTCAGTTGAGAAAAACAACTAACCTTT
It contains:
- the LOC129894680 gene encoding uncharacterized protein LOC129894680; the protein is MARCYNLASTANVLQYQHQTMKIAFQMLESLKDIFKEKNHAAKKTPMKALLITKMDEESSIREHVLKMMSYLNELEIHGATIDNEYQKLLNELTVEESIIKQQALSVAFMVDKPIASSSKPVKAQKKKKKIC